One Littorina saxatilis isolate snail1 linkage group LG12, US_GU_Lsax_2.0, whole genome shotgun sequence genomic region harbors:
- the LOC138982529 gene encoding uncharacterized protein isoform X1, translating to MLSTGRKRRRTHYSREESKESREAPTTTSSTLGDRKFESSQSSSQNGTINSSVDLPFDANTWLDVKTKLESIAWIQCDDQKCLKWRKLPREEVERISETEKWFCCQNSDPNFSSCEVPEEDVELYDQLALRSGLKYLKSQLVQGTLVWAKMPGYCSWPAVVTSEPGTDNGHLWKDEEDEIIQYHVEFLGPPHSHGWVFARDVVNFTAKSVSKQLTRDSHKEGGQRGRSKAKSRRKTMCSGMGSKVKTTYKSGLSVHDGVDEAMTLLPMSPIERLKRCIYVSRGKPEHGSYSTEPTVTTASSRKVAKKKKRETRKTATTDSGSAITPTPHYTAFDTALQNRSKEERLMLDVEMYKRNERAFEHDVTRFLIRNDLKTCKGPIWQNQNVSIFQLFLAVHERGGYTQVTHHRGWAAVYREVTDMSCSTEPKNSQAAKHFYHRYLYPYELYIRGHDFREFVQPTDGGNGMDVNKKGKCSVHKEQKIKRCSKTQENQKQPCADGGNAELEEDIASDSLREMLQALEENSRLAFDDVELEYGIGVTFYDESTPPNSKDHALPLTAYEQQASPPQVVPSQILSVTKLDSSAESSIGACQFLQQLENAGKVCSDSGEEHKAPGANRTQNHLHEEKREDDVENHYLENEQGMEASLHHLPSVHRLEGFSFGSNVLKQHLNNCTGPDQGREVHHQGEMQREDVRHGSGFNDQQLNGDTDEQASNVHQQIGRRKEGLLHASGSSEQQLKDDAGEQGKEIRHLKVPRWEDVPRPPALQPQHRKDHTGELERDYHRHREDLPGPSALQPQHLNDDQDGLKMENHHLNGQAKKPFLCSLDDSQYQIVPRATVEEEKSKDGHSSVSAFSQFLDQLDALQEGIDLIDAQT from the exons atgtTGTCGACTGGAAGGAAGCGAAGACGTACACACTACTCAAGAGAAGAGTCGAAG GAATCCCGGGAGGCACCGACTACAACGAGTTCTACCCTGGGAGACAGAAAGTTTGAATCATCCCAGTCATCTTCGCAAAACGGCACAATCAACTCTTCGGTCGACCTTCCCTTTGACGCGAATACCTGGCTGGATGTCAAGACAAAG CTTGAATCCATTGCATGGATTCAGTGCGACGATCAGAAATGCCTAAAATGGAGGAAACTGCCGAGGGAAGAAGTGGAAAGAATATCAGAGACAGAAAAGTGGTTCTGTTGCCAGAACAGCGACCCCAACTTCAGCAGCTGTGAGGTTCCAGAGGAAGATGTGGAACTATATGATCAACTGGCATTGCGAAGTGGGCTCAAGTATCTTAAATCACAGCTGGTTCAAGGCACCCTGGTCTGGGCAAAGATGCCTGGCTATTGCAG TTGGCCAGCAGTGGTGACCTCTGAACCGGGAACAGACAATGGTCATCTGTGGAAGGATGAGGAGGACGAAATCATTCAATATCACGTGGAATTTCTTGGCCCTCCCCACAGCCATGGCTGGGTTTTTGCCAGAGATGTCGTCAACTTCACCGCAAAATCCGTCAGCAAACAGCTGACTCGAGACAGCCACAAG GAGGGAGGCCAAAGAGGGAGGAGTAAAGCCAAGAGTCGCCGCAAGACAATGTGCTCTGGAATGGGTTCCAAGGTGAAAACAACGTACAAAAGTGGCCTTTCTGTGCACGACGGAGTAGACGAAGCCATGACGCTCTTGCCCATGTCACCCATCGAGAGATTGAAAAGATGCATCTACGTTTCCCGCGGGAAGCCAGAACACG GGAGTTATAGCACTGAACCCACTGTCACTACAGCGTCTTCAAGAAAAGTTGCCAAGAAGAAAAAGCGTGAGACTAGAAAGACAGCTACCACAGATTCTGGATCAGCCATCACTCCGACGCCCCACTATACTGCCTTTGATACCGCCTTGCAAAACAGATCTAAGGAAGAGAGACTGATGCTGGATGTTGAG ATGTACAAACGAAATGAGCGTGCGTTTGAGCACGACGTGACCCGCTTTCTGATCAGAAACGACCTGAAGACGTGCAAAGGTCCTATCTGGCAGAACCAGAATGTCAGCATCTTCCAGCTTTTCCTGGCTGTCCATGAGCGGGGAGGATACACTCAG GTAACACACCATCGAGGCTGGGCAGCTGTGTACCGGGAAGTCACTGACATGTCTTGCAGCACTGAGCCCAAGAACAGCCAGGCCGCCAAGCATTTCTATCACAG GTATCTTTACCCGTATGAGCTTTACATACGTGGACATGACTTCAGGGAGTTTGTCCAGCCGACAGATGGTGGTAATGGCATGGACGTAAACAAGAAGGGAAAGTGCAGTGTGCACAAAGAGCAGAAAATCAAGAGATGCAGTAAGACTCAAGAAAACCAGAAGCAACCTTGCGCTGATG GTGGGAACGCTGAGTTGGAAGAGGACATAGCGTCTGACAGCCTACGGGAAATGCTACAGGCGTTGGAAGAGAACAGCAGACTAG CATTCGATGACGTAGAGCTGGAATATGGCATTGGTGTAACATTTTATGACGAGTCTACACCTCCCAACTCAAAAGATCATGCGCTTCCTTTGACAGCCTATGAGCAACAAG CGTCACCGCCACAGGTGGTACCCAGCCAAATCCTCAGTGTTACAAAGCTGGACTCAAGTGCAGAAAGCTCCATCGGTGCTTGTCAATTTCTGCAACAGCTAGAGAACGCAGGCAAGGTGTGCTCTGATAGTGGAGAGGAACACAAAGCACCTGGGGCCAACAGAACGCAGAATCATCTGCACGAAGAGAAGAGGGAAGATGATGTTGAAAACCACTATCTGGAAAACGAACAGGGAATGGAGGCAAGCCTTCATCACCTGCCGAGCGTTCACAGGCTTGAGGGTTTCTCTTTCGGCTCAAATGTGCTTAAGCAACATCTGAACAATTGTACTGGTCCCGACCAAGGCAGGGAAGTTCATCACCAAGGTGAGATGCAAAGAGAGGATGTTCGACATGGATCAGGCTTCAATGACCAACAACTGAATGGCGATACGGATGAGCAGGCCAGTAATGTTCATCAGCAGATTGGTCGAAGAAAGGAGGGTCTTCTACATGCCTCGGGTTCAAGCGAGCAACAGCTGAAAGATGATGCAGGTGAGCAAGGAAAGGAGATACGTCATCTTAAAGTTCCAAGATGGGAAGATGTTCCACGTCCTCCAGCCTTACAACCCCAACATCGTAAAGATCATACAGGTGAGCTAGAGAGGGATTATCACCGACATAGGGAAGATCTTCCGGGTCCTTCAGCATTACAACCCCAACATCTGAATGATGATCAGGATGGGCTAAAGATGGAGAACCATCACTTGAATGGTCAAGCAAAGAAACCTTTTCTGTGTTCCTTGGACGACAGCCAGTATCAGATTGTTCCACGCGCTACGGTTGAAGAAGAGAAAAGCAAAGATGGTCACAGTTCTGTTTCTGCGTTCAGTCAGTTTCTGGATCAACTAGACGCGCTTCAGGAGGGAATTGACCTCATTGATGCCCAGACTTAG
- the LOC138982529 gene encoding uncharacterized protein isoform X2, whose amino-acid sequence MLSTGRKRRRTHYSREESKESREAPTTTSSTLGDRKFESSQSSSQNGTINSSVDLPFDANTWLDVKTKLESIAWIQCDDQKCLKWRKLPREEVERISETEKWFCCQNSDPNFSSCEVPEEDVELYDQLALRSGLKYLKSQLVQGTLVWAKMPGYCSWPAVVTSEPGTDNGHLWKDEEDEIIQYHVEFLGPPHSHGWVFARDVVNFTAKSVSKQLTRDSHKEGGQRGRSKAKSRRKTMCSGMGSKVKTTYKSGLSVHDGVDEAMTLLPMSPIERLKRCIYVSRGKPEHGSYSTEPTVTTASSRKVAKKKKRETRKTATTDSGSAITPTPHYTAFDTALQNRSKEERLMLDVEMYKRNERAFEHDVTRFLIRNDLKTCKGPIWQNQNVSIFQLFLAVHERGGYTQVTHHRGWAAVYREVTDMSCSTEPKNSQAAKHFYHRYLYPYELYIRGHDFREFVQPTDGGNGMDVNKKGKCSVHKEQKIKRCSKTQENQKQPCADGGNAELEEDIASDSLREMLQALEENSRLASPPQVVPSQILSVTKLDSSAESSIGACQFLQQLENAGKVCSDSGEEHKAPGANRTQNHLHEEKREDDVENHYLENEQGMEASLHHLPSVHRLEGFSFGSNVLKQHLNNCTGPDQGREVHHQGEMQREDVRHGSGFNDQQLNGDTDEQASNVHQQIGRRKEGLLHASGSSEQQLKDDAGEQGKEIRHLKVPRWEDVPRPPALQPQHRKDHTGELERDYHRHREDLPGPSALQPQHLNDDQDGLKMENHHLNGQAKKPFLCSLDDSQYQIVPRATVEEEKSKDGHSSVSAFSQFLDQLDALQEGIDLIDAQT is encoded by the exons atgtTGTCGACTGGAAGGAAGCGAAGACGTACACACTACTCAAGAGAAGAGTCGAAG GAATCCCGGGAGGCACCGACTACAACGAGTTCTACCCTGGGAGACAGAAAGTTTGAATCATCCCAGTCATCTTCGCAAAACGGCACAATCAACTCTTCGGTCGACCTTCCCTTTGACGCGAATACCTGGCTGGATGTCAAGACAAAG CTTGAATCCATTGCATGGATTCAGTGCGACGATCAGAAATGCCTAAAATGGAGGAAACTGCCGAGGGAAGAAGTGGAAAGAATATCAGAGACAGAAAAGTGGTTCTGTTGCCAGAACAGCGACCCCAACTTCAGCAGCTGTGAGGTTCCAGAGGAAGATGTGGAACTATATGATCAACTGGCATTGCGAAGTGGGCTCAAGTATCTTAAATCACAGCTGGTTCAAGGCACCCTGGTCTGGGCAAAGATGCCTGGCTATTGCAG TTGGCCAGCAGTGGTGACCTCTGAACCGGGAACAGACAATGGTCATCTGTGGAAGGATGAGGAGGACGAAATCATTCAATATCACGTGGAATTTCTTGGCCCTCCCCACAGCCATGGCTGGGTTTTTGCCAGAGATGTCGTCAACTTCACCGCAAAATCCGTCAGCAAACAGCTGACTCGAGACAGCCACAAG GAGGGAGGCCAAAGAGGGAGGAGTAAAGCCAAGAGTCGCCGCAAGACAATGTGCTCTGGAATGGGTTCCAAGGTGAAAACAACGTACAAAAGTGGCCTTTCTGTGCACGACGGAGTAGACGAAGCCATGACGCTCTTGCCCATGTCACCCATCGAGAGATTGAAAAGATGCATCTACGTTTCCCGCGGGAAGCCAGAACACG GGAGTTATAGCACTGAACCCACTGTCACTACAGCGTCTTCAAGAAAAGTTGCCAAGAAGAAAAAGCGTGAGACTAGAAAGACAGCTACCACAGATTCTGGATCAGCCATCACTCCGACGCCCCACTATACTGCCTTTGATACCGCCTTGCAAAACAGATCTAAGGAAGAGAGACTGATGCTGGATGTTGAG ATGTACAAACGAAATGAGCGTGCGTTTGAGCACGACGTGACCCGCTTTCTGATCAGAAACGACCTGAAGACGTGCAAAGGTCCTATCTGGCAGAACCAGAATGTCAGCATCTTCCAGCTTTTCCTGGCTGTCCATGAGCGGGGAGGATACACTCAG GTAACACACCATCGAGGCTGGGCAGCTGTGTACCGGGAAGTCACTGACATGTCTTGCAGCACTGAGCCCAAGAACAGCCAGGCCGCCAAGCATTTCTATCACAG GTATCTTTACCCGTATGAGCTTTACATACGTGGACATGACTTCAGGGAGTTTGTCCAGCCGACAGATGGTGGTAATGGCATGGACGTAAACAAGAAGGGAAAGTGCAGTGTGCACAAAGAGCAGAAAATCAAGAGATGCAGTAAGACTCAAGAAAACCAGAAGCAACCTTGCGCTGATG GTGGGAACGCTGAGTTGGAAGAGGACATAGCGTCTGACAGCCTACGGGAAATGCTACAGGCGTTGGAAGAGAACAGCAGACTAG CGTCACCGCCACAGGTGGTACCCAGCCAAATCCTCAGTGTTACAAAGCTGGACTCAAGTGCAGAAAGCTCCATCGGTGCTTGTCAATTTCTGCAACAGCTAGAGAACGCAGGCAAGGTGTGCTCTGATAGTGGAGAGGAACACAAAGCACCTGGGGCCAACAGAACGCAGAATCATCTGCACGAAGAGAAGAGGGAAGATGATGTTGAAAACCACTATCTGGAAAACGAACAGGGAATGGAGGCAAGCCTTCATCACCTGCCGAGCGTTCACAGGCTTGAGGGTTTCTCTTTCGGCTCAAATGTGCTTAAGCAACATCTGAACAATTGTACTGGTCCCGACCAAGGCAGGGAAGTTCATCACCAAGGTGAGATGCAAAGAGAGGATGTTCGACATGGATCAGGCTTCAATGACCAACAACTGAATGGCGATACGGATGAGCAGGCCAGTAATGTTCATCAGCAGATTGGTCGAAGAAAGGAGGGTCTTCTACATGCCTCGGGTTCAAGCGAGCAACAGCTGAAAGATGATGCAGGTGAGCAAGGAAAGGAGATACGTCATCTTAAAGTTCCAAGATGGGAAGATGTTCCACGTCCTCCAGCCTTACAACCCCAACATCGTAAAGATCATACAGGTGAGCTAGAGAGGGATTATCACCGACATAGGGAAGATCTTCCGGGTCCTTCAGCATTACAACCCCAACATCTGAATGATGATCAGGATGGGCTAAAGATGGAGAACCATCACTTGAATGGTCAAGCAAAGAAACCTTTTCTGTGTTCCTTGGACGACAGCCAGTATCAGATTGTTCCACGCGCTACGGTTGAAGAAGAGAAAAGCAAAGATGGTCACAGTTCTGTTTCTGCGTTCAGTCAGTTTCTGGATCAACTAGACGCGCTTCAGGAGGGAATTGACCTCATTGATGCCCAGACTTAG